The following DNA comes from Thalassomonas viridans.
GTTTACCAAGGAGTTCTTTTCCCTGTATAACAGCTTTAAACAGGGGAAACCGGATGAACTGCCGGCCCTGGATATCCAATATGTCGATTATGCCTATTGGCAGCGGGAGTGGCTGCAGGGAGCGCGCCTGGACGAGCAACTGAATTATTGGCTGGAACAGCTTGATGAGGCGCCGCCGGTGCATAGTTTGTCCCTGGACTATCCCAGGCCGGAAGAAAAGCAGTTCCAAGGAGCCCTGGTGTCGGCACAGCTGGATGCCGGGGTCGCCGGCAAACTGATAACGCTGGCCAGGCAGCTGCAACTCACCCCCTTTATGTTGTTGCACGGCGCACTGGCCCTGGTATTGGCGAGAAACAGCAACAGCCAGGATATAGTTGTCGGCACCCCGGTTGCTAACCGGTTGCAGGAAGCCTTAACCCCGGTTATCGGTTTTTTCGTTAATACCCTGGTATTAAGGCTGGACACCTCTTTGCCCGGGCTGGCGGATTATTTTGCCCATGTCAGGCAAGTCCATATGGGAGCACAGGCCAACCAGGACGTCCCCTTTGAACAATTGGTGGAAAACCTCAATGTGCCAAGAAGTGCCGCGATCACGCCTTTATTCCAGATTATGATAAACACCAGCAGTGACTTCGGCCTGATCGGCGATGACGAGGCTGCCGCTTTCTCACTGCCGGATGTGGTTATCCAGCCCCGGCGTTGCGGGCAGATCCAGGCTAAATTTGACCTGGATATAGACCTGAATATCAACGAGCAGGGGGTTGTGCTGAACTGGCATTACGACACCGCCATTTTTTCCCGGCCGCGTATCGAGAAGCTGAACGGGCACCTGGTGAACCTGCTTGAGGGCTTGTCAAACTGTGATATTGCCCATGCCCTGACGCATGAACTGCCTATGTTGCCGGAAATAGAAAGCCGGTATCTGACCGAGTCCCTGAACCGCACCCATACGCCTTATCCGACAGGCGTGTGTATCCAGGAGCTGTTTGAACGCCAGGCAAGCCAGGCGCCGGACAATATTGCCGTTATCGAAGCCGGACGAACCTTGACCTACGGGGAATTAAACCGGCGCGCCAATCAGTTGGCCCGCTACCTGATCGCCAAGCACAGGCTCAAACCCGATGCCCTGGTGGGGTTATGTATCGAGCGCTCCCTGGAAATGGTGATCGCCATTTTCGGCATTTTAAAGGCCGGCGGCGCTTATGTCCCCTTAGATCCCAATATTCCCGAAGTCAGGCTGCAGTGCCTGCTTGACGACACCCGGGTTTCTGTTGTGCTGACAAGCGAAGGCTGTACGCCGGTATTGTCTTTTTCGGATGTTGGCAAGCTCAAACTCAACAGCCCCGCCCTGCTTGAAGAGCTGGCGCGCTATCCGGCCGATAACCTGGATGTTGAGACCCTGGCGTTAAACGACCGGCATCTCGCTTACATCATTTATACGTCCGGCTCTACGGGAAATCCCAAAGGCGTTATGATCGAACATCAGGCCTGCCTCAACCATTGTTATGCCATGATCGACAGTTTATCACTCAAGGCCGGCGACACCATCGCGCAGACCGCGCCGCTCAGTTTCGATATCTCGGTCTGGCAGACCATTACCATGCTGCTGATCGGCGGCAAGACCTGTATTGTCCGTGACGAAGTGGTTAAATCACCGGCGGAGCTGCTCAATACCGTGGCCAAACATTCCATTTCCATGCTGCAGATAGTGCCTTCCCTGATGAGCCTGGTCCTTGATCTGTGCGATGAGGATCTTAGCCAGCTGTCTTCCCTTAAATGGTTTTCGGTAACCGGCGAAGCCTGTCCCAAGGCTTTACTGGAGCGTTGGGGGGAATTGTGTCCCAATATCCCGCTGGTGAATGCATACGGGCCCGCCGAATGCGCCGACGATGTGACGCTTTATACCGTTAACCGGCTTGGCGCCAATCCCAAAAAGTCTGTTTTTGACCAGCTGGAATCGGAAGTCCGTTATTATTGCCGGGAATATCCCACTATTTTCCAAAAAGCGGTGGGGGCTGTGCTCTTTGATGACGCCGGCCAGAGATACCTGGATTTTGTCTGTGGCGCCGGGGCGCTCAATTACGGGCATAATCACCCGGCGATGAAGCAGGCTTTGGCGGAATATATCGACAATGACGGCATTACCCATTCACTGGACCTGCATTCGGAAGCAAAAGCCCGTTTCCTCAGCGCTTTTGACCGGCATATCCTGTCGCCGAGAGGGCTTGACTATAAGGTGATGTTCCCCGGGCCAACCGGCACCAATTCCGTCGAAGCGGCATTGAAGCTGGCGAGAAAATACAGCGGCAGAAAGTGTATCCTGCATTGTTCAAACAGTTTTCATGGCATGACCATGGGCGCCCTGTCCGTAACCGGGGGACAGGCTTACCGGCAGCGGGCCGGTGTCCCGCTGGCCCATACCCGGGAAATCGATTTTGTCTCCGATGCCGGCCAAATTTGCGATCCGGAGCAGTATTTTAACCGTTACACCCGGGCCATGGATGAGCTCCCGGCCGCTATCATAGTCGAGCTGGTACAGGGGGAAGGGGGAATCAATGTTGCCGACCGGCGCTGGCTTAAGGCCTTGTTCGACTTTACCAGGCAAAAGGATATTTTGCTGATAGTGGATGATGTTCAGGCCGGTTGCGGCCGTACCGGACGCTTTTTCAGTTTTGAGCATTACGGCATCAAGCCGGATCTGGTGTGCCTTTCCAAATCTATCAGTGGTTACGGCCTGCCTATGTCCCTGGTGCTTATCCGCCCCGATCTGGATATCTGGTCGGCGGCCGAGCACAACGGGACCTTCAGGGGCAATAATCACGCGTTTGTCACCGCAGCCAAGGCTATCGAGGAGTTCTGGAGCAATGATGATTTTGCCGCCGAACTGGAGGTTAAGTCAGCAATGCTGGCGAACGGGCTGAAACAGCTGATCGCCAAATATCCCGCCTTGGGGGGACGCCATAAGGGCATAGGCCTTATTCAGGGAATCGAATGTTCCCCCGCCGGTTTGGCCGCACAGGTGAAATACCGTGCTTTTGCTCATCACCTTATGCTGGAAACCGCCGGCAAGAAAGACGAAGTGATCAAATTGCTGCCTGCGTTAACGGCTACGGAGCAGGAGATTGCCGAAGGCCTGGAACTGCTGGAAAGCGCCATTGCCGGGGTGTTGCTGTCACGGGCATCGGGTCACGCTGAGCCCGTTACCGCCCCGATAGGCCGCCCGCTCGCCAATTTAAGGGTTTATGTGGTGGATCTGCACAATAACCTGGCGCCCTTTGGCGTTATCGGCGAGCTTTGTGTTGCCGGCATAGGCCTCTCGCGGGGATATTTTAACCAGCCGGAGCTGACGCAGGAAAAATTCGTCGATATAAGCTTTAACGGCGTTACCGAAAAAGTCTACAGGACCGGAGATTTAGTGCGTTACCTGGCGGACGGCAACCTTGAGTTTATGGGACGCATAGACCATCAGGTTAAGATCCGGGGGTTCAGGATTGAGCTTGGCGAAATTGAGAACCAGCTGAGCAAGCTTCCCCTGGTGGAATCCGCCCTGGTGCTGGCGCCGCAAAGCGTCTCCGGAAGCCGGCAGTTAGTGGCCTACATCAGGCCGGAAAGCGGCGCGCCGGGGGCGGGCAACCTGCTGTCCGATATTGCGCAAACCGACTTTGTGCGTGATATCAAGGGCAAATTGGCAGATGTCCTGCCCGGTTATATGTTGCCGGCCGCTTTTGTGTTGTTGGACGACTGGCCGCTGACCGCAAACGGTAAAATCGACCGCAAAGCCCTGCCGGCACCCGATGCCATGCTGCTGCAAGATGAATACATAGCGCCGGAAACCGGTACCGAACAGCAGCTGGCCGCCATGTGGGCCCAACTCCTGGAAATTCCTGAGGAAGAAATCAGCCGCAGCGCCAACTTTTTCGAGCTGGGGGGCCATTCTTTACTTGTGGTGCGCCTATTGGCCATGGTGGAGCAGGAGTTTGGCTTTAAGCCGGGCTTGAAAAATATCTTTGAAGCCGGTTCGATCGGTGATTTGGCAAGTTTTTGCGATGGGGAGATAAAAAGGCGCTCCCTGAAAGAAGCGCTCAGCGAAATTGATGTTGAAGATTTGGATGTAATAGAATTTTAGGGCACGGGAATGCAACATATAATTAAAATCCTTGTTGATAATGAAATCGACCTATATATAGAAAACGACAAGCTTAAGGCCAAAGCCAAAAGAGGGGCGCTTAAGAGTGAACTGGCCGGGCTTATCAAGGCAAATAAAGACGGGCTGATCGATTATTTAAAAACGTCATCCGCCGGCGATGCCGGCCCGGCGGGCCAGAGGCAGGCGATTGAGCGGCGACAAGATCCCGCCGGCACGGCCCCGACTTCCTATGCCCAGCAAAGGTTGTGGTTTATTGACAAACTACAGGCGGGATCGCCGGAATACAATATGCCGGTGGCATTTAATGTCACCGGCAGCCTTAGCTTACCTGTGGTTGAGCAGGTCTTTTCAACCATTATCCGGCGCCATGAAATCCTCAGAACGGTTTATGAAGAGCATGACGGGGAAACTTGCCAACGCATCCGCAACTTTGATGATATCAAGTTCAGGGTGACCGGGCATGACTTAAGTAGCCTTAGTGCGGAACAACGGCAGGAAAGGACGAGAGAGCTTATCCGGGCCGCCGAATATGAGGTTTTTGATCTTTCCCGTGACCTGATGGTGAAGGCCAGCTACCTGCACCTTGACCGGCAGCAGGGCGTGCTCTTGTTCAATATGCACCATATAGCTTCCGACGGCTGGTCAATAGAGGTCCTGACCGGCGAATTCATCCGTTTGTACCAGGCATATGTGCAGGGAGAAGCGGATCCGCTTGCCGAACTGCCTGTCCAGTATGCGGATTTTGCCGTTTGGCAAAAAGACTACCTGCAGGGGGAAGTGCTGGAGCGGCAACTTACCTACTGGGAGCAGCAATTGGCGGGGGCGCCTGCCGTCCACGGCCTGCCCCTGGATAAAACCCGGCCTAGCACCAAGCAGCACCAGGGGGCAATCGTGCTGGGCTCACTGCCGCCGGAAGTTGGCGGGGCGCTGAAAGTCCTGGCTAAACAGCACCAGCTGACGCCATTTATGGTGTTGCAGGGGGCGCTCTCCCTGGTGCTTTCCCGGCACAGCAACAGCCGTGACATAGTTATCGGTACGCCGGTGGCAAACCGTATGCAGGCAGAGCTGGAGCCTATGATAGGCTTTTTCGTCAATACCCTGGTGCTGAGAACATCCTGCCGGCATGAGACGTTACAGCAGTATTTTGATCATATCAGGGATGTTCACCGGGCGGCGCAGGCAAACCAGGATGTGCCGTTCGAGCAGCTGGTGGAGCGGCTTAAACTTCCCCGGAGCGCGAGCCATACCCCCTTGTTTCAGATCATGCTGACAACAGATAGCAATTTTACGCCGGGACATCAGCCGGCTCCGGCGCAGTTTGACCTGCCTGAGGTTTCGCTTTCCCCGGTCGATTCCGGGGTGGTGCAGGTGAAATTTGATTTGGAGGTTGAGATCAATCTCTCGGAGCAGGGAGGGGAGCTGTTTTGGCGTTATGATGTCAGTTTGTTTGATGACGCCAGTATCCGCGCCTTGAATACGCATTTGTGCCGCTTGCTGACGCAAATCGCCGCTTGCCGGGATGCTTCACGGGTGAAACTGTCATCCCTTGAGATCCTGTCGGAGGCCGAAAGGCAGCACCTGTTATATGAGCTTAACGAGACGGAAGCCGGCTATCCCGCCCATGTCTGTATCCACCACCTGTTTGAGTCTCAGGTCAATGAAAATCCCGAGCATATTGCCTTAAGCTTTGAAGGACGTAAGTTGAGCTACCGGCAGCTGAACGAACAGGCAAACCAGCTGGCATTTTATTTGATAGAAAGGCACCAGGTTACCCCCGACAGCTTAGTGGGGTTATGCGCCGAGCGTTCCATCGAGATGGTGGTCGCCATCCTGGCCGTCTTAAAAGCCGGTGGTGCCTATGTGCCTTTAGATCCGGGGTACCCCAAAGAGCGCCTGGCCTATATGCTAAGCGACAGCAAGGTCTCAGCCGTGCTGTGCCAAAGCCATTTGTCGTCTTGCCTGCAAGATTATGCCGGCGACCTGGTTATGCTTGATGATTTCTTCAGCGAAGACGGCGGCAAAAATTACCCTAAAGTCAACCCCGTATCCGCCAGTTTAGGCTTAGGGGCAAACCATCTCGCCTATGTGATTTATACCTCAGGTTCGACGGGGAAACCTAAGGGGGTGATGGTGCCGCATCAGGGACTGATAAACCGTATCCACTGGATGGCCCGGCAATACGGGGTCAGTACAGATGATAAAATCCTGCAAAAAACGCCTTTTAGTTTTGATGTTTCCGTGTGGGAGTTTTTATTGCCCCTGGCTTATGGCGCCGGCCTGGTGCTGGCTAAACCCGGCGGCCATAAAGAGCTGGATTATTTATGCCGGCTGATCCAAACCACAGGGGTGACCAAGCTGCACTTTGTGCCCTCCATGCTGGGCAGCATGCTGGAATATGACGGCTTTGCCGCCTGTACCGGCATACGGCAGGTTTTTTGCAGCGGGGAAGCTTTGCTGAGCAATCATGTTACCGCCTTTAAAAATGCTTTGCCCCAGGCCGAGCTGCATAATCTCTATGGGCCCACGGAAGCCGCCATCGATGTCAGTTACTGGGATTGTTCCGGCGATATCAGCCGGGGGGTGCCCATAGGCAAACCCATAAGCAATACGCAGTTGCTGATTTTGGATCCTGATTTAAACCTGGTGCCCAAAGGAGCCGTAGGGGAGCTCTATATCGGCGGTCACGGCCTGGCCCGGGGTTACCTTAACCGGCCAGGACTGACAAGCGAGCGCTTTATTGAAAACCCCTATTACCAGATCGGTCGGAGCAACAGCAGCAAATACCTGTATCGCACCGGGGATCTGGCATCGTTAAGGGAAAACGGCGATCTGGATTATCATGGCAGAACGGATCACCAGGTGAAAATACGGGGGTTCCGCATTGAATTGGGGGAAATCGAACATCAGGTTTCCCGGCTGCCGGGGATAGATTCGGCACTGGTTGTGGCGCGGGAGCAGCTGGGAAGCCAGCAACTGCTGGCGTATGTGAAGCCGGAGGCGGGGCAGGAGGTGTTATCTCAGGGACAGCTGACCGCACTTGTCAAACCGGCGTTATCCGGGCTGTTACCCGACTATATGGTCCCCGGGACTTATATGGTGATCGATGACTGGCCACTGATGCCCAATGGTAAGCTGGACAGAAAACGCCTGCCGGAGCCGGATGCCGCCGCGCTGCAGCAGGAGTATGTTCCGCCGGTAACGGCCAGCGAGAAGACATTGGTGCAGGTCTGGAGCCGGTTGCTGGATATCGGGGCTGAAAAGCTAAGCTGTTCGGCAAACTTTTTCGAACTGGGGGGACATTCGCTCCTTACCGTTAAAATGCAGGGATTACTGAAAAGCCATGGCCTTGAAGTGTCGGTGCAGCAGATCTTCAATGCCGCCAGCCTGAAAGCGTTAGCCGCGGACATAGACACAGGTCCTGAAGCGGTCAGGGGTTTTGTCGTCCCGGAAAACCTGATCCCGGCCGGCGCCGAGAAAATAGTTCCCGCCATGCTCAACCTGGTGGAGCTGAGTGAAGCCGAGCTGACCGGCCTGGTGCAGAAAGTGGCCGGGGGAGCGGGAAATATCGGGGACATATACCCGCTCGCGCCGCTGCAGCAGGGCATACTGTTTAACTATATGCTGGGGAACGAGATAGATCCTTATATCAATGCCGCCGTACTGCGCATCAGGGACAAATCGGCTTTGGATGTCTTCCTTGCCGGGTTTGAATTTTTAATCCGGCGTCATGATATCCTGCGCGCGGGATTTTTCTACGAAGGGCTGCCGGAACCTGTGCAGGTGATTCACCGCAAGGCGGAGTTGGCGGTGCATCATGTGGCGCTGACCGGCAGTGATGAAAGCGCATGTCTGTTGCAATTAAAGGCAGCGGGCATCGCGAGAATGGACATTGCCAAAGCGCCCCTGATCCACCTGACCCTGGCGCAATCGCCGTTTGATGAATCCTATTATGTTTTATTGCAAAACCACCACCTGATTTCCGATCACGTGAGCCTGGAGATCATCAGCGAAGAGCTGTTCAGTTATGCCGGACAAGAGGCGCATTTATTGCCGGCCAGCGTTCCCTTTCGCAACCTGGTTGCCCACAGCCGCTACCAGGTGCAAAACCATCATGCGGACAGCTTTTTCAAGAAGATGCTGGGTGATGTCACTGAACCCACCCTGCCGTTCAATATTACAGATATTCACCGTGACGGCAGTGCGATAGAAGAGGCATCGGCACCCTTACCCGGCCGGCTCTCCGGCGACTTGCGCCGCCTTGCCAAAAAATACCGGGTTAGCCTGGCTGCCCTGTTCCATGCCGCCTGGTCTCTGGTGTTGAGAACCTGCAGCGGCAGAGCTGATGTGGTCTTCGGCACTATAGTCTCGGGACGGCTCCAGGGGACCGAAGGCGCCGAGCGTATGCTGGGAGTCATGATCAACGCCCTGCCTTTTCGGGTGCGGATTGAGGGAGAAAGTACGGCGTCTTTGATCCGTCAGATACATGACTGGCTGAAAGAGCTGGTATTATACGAGCAGACGCCGCTTGCGCTGGCCAGGGCATGCAGCGCCATCGATTCCGATATTCCGCTGTTCAATGCCATCTTAAATTTCCGGCATTCGGCACCCGGTTCGCGGCAGGAAGGGGAAAATGATCAGTTTGTTATGCTCGACACCCGGGAAAGGACCAACTACCCCTTTACCATGAACGTTGATGATTTCGGTGCGCAAGGCGGCTTCAGGCTGACGGCGCAGGCGGATCAAACCCCGGGGGCTGAGCGGATCTTGTCCTATATGCAGGTTGCATTAACCGGACTTGCCCAGGCGCTGGAACAGGGCGGACAAAACCAGGCCGGCCATATCCGGGTTTTACCCCGGCAGGAGAGGGAGCAGCAGCTGTTTGACTGGAACCAGACCCGTACAGACTATGACCGCCAGGCTTGTATTTACCAGCTCTTTGAGCAAAGGGCGGCGCAGGCCCCCGGGGATGTGGCCCTGGTGTTCCGTGACCGGCAACTAACGTACGGGGAGCTGAACCGGCGGGCCAACCGGCTGGCGCATTATTTGACCGGGCAATATCATATCCGTCCGGATGCTTTAGTCGCCCTGTGTTTTGAGCGGTCTTTCGAGATGGTGATAAGCATTTTAGCCGTGATGAAAGCCGGCGGCGCATATGTGCCCGTCGAACCCGGTTATCCCCGGGAGCGCATCCGGTATTTGCTGCAGGATGCGGCTCCTGAACTGGTGCTGACCCAGGGCCATTTGACCGGCAAAATAGCCGAGTTATGTCCCGTGTGTCTGCCGGTCGATACATTATGGGCCGCGGACGGGCAGGAAACCCAGATGCTGGCCCGCTATTCCGCAGAAAACCCCGACAGGCATAAGCTTGGCTTAACGGCTGCCAACCTTGCCTATGTGATCTATACCTCAGGTTCCACGGGGAAACCTAAAGGGGTGATGGTCGAGCATGGTGCGCTGTTTAACCGGATTGACTGGATGGACAAAACTTACCGGGCAACGCCGCAAGACAGTATTTTACAGAAAACCCCCTATAGCTTTGATGTTTCCGTCTGGGAATTCATGTGGCCCTTAAGCAAGGGGGCAAAGCTTGTGATTGCCGAGCCGGAAGGCCATAAAGATCCCGTATATTTATGTCGTTTGATCCGGGAGCAGGCGGTTACCAAAATGCATTTCGTGCCTTCTATGCTGGGCATGATGCTGGAGCATGGGGAACTGGCCTCCTGTGACTCCGTCAGACAGGTTTTCTGCAGCGGCGAGGCGTTACAGATCAGCCATGTCTCATCGTTTAAGGCATGCCTGCCCGGGAGCGAACTGCATAACTTATATGGCCCGACGGAGGCGGCAATTGATGTCAGCCACTGGGACTGCTTGCAGGCGCATAAGGCAACGGTGCCTATAGGTTATCCGATACAGAACACCCAGTTGCTGATCCTGGACGACCAGCTGCAGTTGCTTTCGGCAGGCGCGGTCGGGGAGCTGCATATTGGCGGCGATTGCCTGGCCAGGGGATATCTGAACCGCAACGCCCTGACGGCGGAAAAATTTATTGCCAACCCCTTTTATGGCGCCGACGGCTTGCCGACCAGTAAACGCCTCTATAAAACAGGTGATTTGGCGCGCCTGACGGACAAGGGGGCGATAGAATATGTGGGACGCATAGACCACCAGGTTAAAATCCGGGGATTCAGAATTGAGCTGGGGGAGATCGAACATCAGCTGGCCTTATGCCCGGACGTAGACAGCGCACTTGTGCTGGCGGATAGCTTTGGTGACGACAACAGCTTGTTGGCTTATGTAAAATTAGCCGCCATGGCGCAAAACGGTCCCGGGGTGCTTGACGGCATCAGGCAGGCACTGTCGGCTTCATTGCCTGAGTTTATGGTGCCGGATCGCTTGATGGTGCTGGATGAATGGCCTTTGACCGCTAACGGCAAAATTGACCGCAAGGCATTGCCCCGGGCGGAAATGCCGGCGGCAAATCCCGGCTATGTGGCGCCTGCCAATGACAGGGAAAAGTTGCTGGCGCAGATCTGGCAAGACTTGCTGGCGATCACTGAAGTCGGGGCGACAGACAGCTTTTTCCGTCTGGGCGGGCACTCGCTGCTGGTGATTAAGATGCTTAACAAGCTGAAAAGTCACGGCTTTACCTTGCCCCTGAAGGCGATATACGAAGCCCCCGACCTGGCGGCACTTGCCGCCCGGCTGACGGCGACAAAGGCGCAGCCGGGCGGCGGTTTTGTTGTGCCGGACAACCTGATCCCGGAAAATTGCCCGCATATCTCGGCAGAAATGCTGACCCTGATAGATATGGAGCAGGATACGCTGGATGCCATTGTCGGGCAGGTTCCCGGGGGCAGCCGCAATATCCAGGATATCTACCCCCTGTCCCCCTTGCAAAAAGGCATCTTGTTCCACCATGTTATGGATCCGGATAATGATCCCTACCGCCAGTATTGCAAAATGAGAATCGCCGGTAGGCAGGTGGCGGATGAACTGGTTGCCGGGTTCAATTTTATCATCCGGCGCCATGATGTGCTACGCACCCTTATCTGCTGGGATCTAGAGGAGCCCGTCAACATTGTTTTACGGCAAGCCGGCATCCCGGTGGCCTGGCATCATCTGGAGCCGGAACAATCCGCGGTGGCGGCAATGGACGAGCTGGCAAGAAATAAACGGCTTTCTCTGTCCGAGTCGCCGCTTATGGCACTGGACTTCTTTGTGGCGGCATCAGGTGATGAAATATATGCCCTGCTGACCTTCCATCACCTGATCTCCGATAACATGGGCATGGAAACCCTGCTGCAGGAGATTGCCCGTTTCCGTATCGGCCAGGAAAAAACATTGCCCGAACCCGTGCAGTACCGCCAGTTTGTCGCTGAGATCATCGACAAAACCAGGCATCTGGATTCCCAGGCCTTCTTTGCCGATATGCTTGCGGATGTGGCTGCCACGACGGCCCCTTACGGCGTGGAAAAGGTGAGCGGCATAGCGCAAATCACCGAGAAAAAACTTATCCTGCCGCAG
Coding sequences within:
- the ectB gene encoding diaminobutyrate--2-oxoglutarate transaminase, translated to MKDFHNFLLELKNIGIKLYLEQGKLKSQSEPGAITPEIGAKIKQYKEELILVLARAGTAENSGRDIGKAPLLAEYPLSFSQQRLWVLDQINEGSAEYNMFAVFDVLGDLDLDIATRVVKAIISRHSVLRTVYINSAGGAVQKIREDVDFQIDSHDLSALPESQRQQQAQTLISRETQRSFQLDSDLMVRARYIHLDPGKETGQRQGILVFNKHHIASDGWSMEVFTKEFFSLYNSFKQGKPDELPALDIQYVDYAYWQREWLQGARLDEQLNYWLEQLDEAPPVHSLSLDYPRPEEKQFQGALVSAQLDAGVAGKLITLARQLQLTPFMLLHGALALVLARNSNSQDIVVGTPVANRLQEALTPVIGFFVNTLVLRLDTSLPGLADYFAHVRQVHMGAQANQDVPFEQLVENLNVPRSAAITPLFQIMINTSSDFGLIGDDEAAAFSLPDVVIQPRRCGQIQAKFDLDIDLNINEQGVVLNWHYDTAIFSRPRIEKLNGHLVNLLEGLSNCDIAHALTHELPMLPEIESRYLTESLNRTHTPYPTGVCIQELFERQASQAPDNIAVIEAGRTLTYGELNRRANQLARYLIAKHRLKPDALVGLCIERSLEMVIAIFGILKAGGAYVPLDPNIPEVRLQCLLDDTRVSVVLTSEGCTPVLSFSDVGKLKLNSPALLEELARYPADNLDVETLALNDRHLAYIIYTSGSTGNPKGVMIEHQACLNHCYAMIDSLSLKAGDTIAQTAPLSFDISVWQTITMLLIGGKTCIVRDEVVKSPAELLNTVAKHSISMLQIVPSLMSLVLDLCDEDLSQLSSLKWFSVTGEACPKALLERWGELCPNIPLVNAYGPAECADDVTLYTVNRLGANPKKSVFDQLESEVRYYCREYPTIFQKAVGAVLFDDAGQRYLDFVCGAGALNYGHNHPAMKQALAEYIDNDGITHSLDLHSEAKARFLSAFDRHILSPRGLDYKVMFPGPTGTNSVEAALKLARKYSGRKCILHCSNSFHGMTMGALSVTGGQAYRQRAGVPLAHTREIDFVSDAGQICDPEQYFNRYTRAMDELPAAIIVELVQGEGGINVADRRWLKALFDFTRQKDILLIVDDVQAGCGRTGRFFSFEHYGIKPDLVCLSKSISGYGLPMSLVLIRPDLDIWSAAEHNGTFRGNNHAFVTAAKAIEEFWSNDDFAAELEVKSAMLANGLKQLIAKYPALGGRHKGIGLIQGIECSPAGLAAQVKYRAFAHHLMLETAGKKDEVIKLLPALTATEQEIAEGLELLESAIAGVLLSRASGHAEPVTAPIGRPLANLRVYVVDLHNNLAPFGVIGELCVAGIGLSRGYFNQPELTQEKFVDISFNGVTEKVYRTGDLVRYLADGNLEFMGRIDHQVKIRGFRIELGEIENQLSKLPLVESALVLAPQSVSGSRQLVAYIRPESGAPGAGNLLSDIAQTDFVRDIKGKLADVLPGYMLPAAFVLLDDWPLTANGKIDRKALPAPDAMLLQDEYIAPETGTEQQLAAMWAQLLEIPEEEISRSANFFELGGHSLLVVRLLAMVEQEFGFKPGLKNIFEAGSIGDLASFCDGEIKRRSLKEALSEIDVEDLDVIEF